A genomic window from Candidatus Methylomirabilota bacterium includes:
- a CDS encoding VOC family protein, which yields MMTTQAAVSFSHFGIHVTDLARMEDFYTRVLGLLVSDRGNLPNGPTLLFLSRDPDEHHQLVLVTGRPPGLDYNVVNQISFKLPTLADLQGMHARVREEGIKEFRIVTHGNAWSVYFADPEGNRVELFVDTPWHTPQPFAEPFDIEAPVETIMRQTENICRSRPGFVSRGDWRKSQVARMDAAG from the coding sequence ATGATGACGACACAGGCGGCCGTCTCGTTCAGCCATTTCGGAATCCACGTGACCGATCTGGCCCGCATGGAAGACTTCTACACGCGCGTGCTCGGCCTTCTCGTGAGCGACCGCGGGAATCTGCCGAACGGACCCACGCTCCTTTTCCTGTCCCGCGACCCCGACGAGCACCATCAGCTCGTGCTGGTCACCGGCCGGCCTCCCGGCCTCGACTACAATGTGGTGAACCAGATCTCCTTCAAGCTGCCCACCCTGGCCGATCTCCAGGGCATGCACGCTCGGGTGCGCGAGGAAGGGATCAAGGAGTTCCGGATCGTCACCCACGGCAATGCCTGGTCGGTCTACTTTGCCGACCCGGAGGGCAATCGGGTCGAGCTCTTCGTCGACACGCCCTGGCACACGCCCCAGCCCTTTGCCGAGCCGTTCGACATCGAGGCGCCCGTCGAGACGATCATGAGACAGACCGAGAACATCTGCCGGAGCCGCCCGGGGTTCGTCTCGCGCGGGGACTGGCGGAAGAGCCAAGTGGCGAGGATGGACGCAGCCGGGTAG
- a CDS encoding amidohydrolase family protein, with product MAYSTDSKSAAVRKRLDHPVIDGDGHWLEPIPIFLDYLRDVGGASAVEKFLKKAKDTSWYEMTLAERMDKRPHRPTWWGEPGNTLDRATAMVPSLFHERLDDFGIDFALVYTSLGLFFVSNPDEELRRSVARAVNRMNAEMFRPYAKRMTPAAVVPVHTPQEAIEEATYAVRELGLKVIMIANHVRRPVPAAGREVADPTAHARQYIDSLGLESPYDYDPFWKTCVDLKVAVTGHSGSMGWNGRESIHNFTYNHIGHFANASHAFAKALLLGGVTQRFPQLRFAFLEGGVGWACNLLTDLVGHWEKRRREAVESQVRPTNLDVRMLKDLFARFGGRVYEEKMDELLGCLSLVEAFKTPEELTERAYKEQIDDFASFPVASAQELRQHVSERFYFGCEADDVTTAWAFDRHGNHRLRPIFSSDVGHFDVVDMTEVLEEAYELVEHGLITEQNLREFVFSNPARLHTAMNPDFFKGTVVEDAVRKEVGSPS from the coding sequence ATGGCCTACTCCACGGATTCGAAGTCAGCGGCGGTCCGCAAGCGGCTCGATCATCCGGTCATCGATGGTGACGGCCACTGGCTCGAGCCCATTCCCATCTTTCTCGACTACCTCCGTGACGTGGGAGGCGCCTCCGCCGTCGAGAAGTTTCTGAAGAAGGCCAAGGACACGAGCTGGTACGAGATGACCCTGGCCGAGCGGATGGACAAGCGGCCGCATCGGCCCACGTGGTGGGGCGAGCCCGGCAATACCCTCGATCGCGCCACCGCCATGGTGCCCAGCCTCTTCCACGAGCGCCTCGACGACTTCGGGATCGATTTCGCGCTGGTCTATACCTCCCTGGGCTTGTTCTTCGTCTCCAATCCCGACGAGGAGCTGCGCCGCTCCGTGGCCCGCGCGGTCAACCGGATGAACGCCGAGATGTTCCGGCCCTATGCGAAGCGGATGACGCCGGCCGCGGTCGTCCCCGTACATACGCCCCAGGAGGCCATCGAGGAGGCGACCTACGCTGTCCGCGAGCTCGGGCTCAAGGTCATCATGATCGCCAACCATGTGCGCCGTCCCGTCCCGGCCGCCGGCCGCGAGGTGGCCGATCCCACGGCCCATGCGCGCCAGTACATCGACTCGCTCGGCCTCGAGAGCCCCTATGACTATGATCCGTTCTGGAAGACCTGCGTGGACCTGAAGGTGGCCGTGACGGGCCATTCGGGGAGCATGGGCTGGAACGGCCGCGAGTCGATCCACAACTTTACCTACAACCACATCGGGCACTTCGCCAATGCCAGCCACGCCTTCGCCAAGGCGCTCCTCCTCGGCGGCGTCACCCAGCGCTTCCCCCAGCTCCGCTTCGCTTTCCTCGAGGGCGGGGTGGGCTGGGCCTGCAACCTGCTCACGGACCTGGTGGGGCACTGGGAAAAGCGGCGCCGGGAGGCCGTGGAGAGCCAGGTGCGGCCGACCAACCTCGACGTGCGGATGCTGAAGGATCTCTTCGCGCGCTTTGGCGGCCGAGTCTACGAGGAGAAGATGGACGAGCTCCTGGGCTGTCTCAGCCTCGTGGAGGCGTTCAAGACGCCGGAGGAGCTGACGGAGCGCGCCTACAAGGAGCAGATCGACGACTTCGCGTCCTTCCCCGTCGCCTCGGCGCAGGAGCTGCGCCAGCACGTCTCGGAGCGCTTCTACTTCGGCTGCGAGGCCGACGACGTGACGACGGCCTGGGCCTTCGACCGGCACGGCAATCACCGGCTCCGGCCGATCTTCAGCTCGGATGTGGGGCACTTCGACGTGGTGGACATGACCGAGGTGCTGGAGGAGGCCTACGAGCTGGTCGAGCACGGCCTCATCACCGAGCAGAACCTGCGCGAGTTCGTGTTCTCGAACCCCGCGCGGCTCCACACGGCCATGAATCCGGACTTCTTCAAGGGCACGGTGGTCGAGGACGCCGTCAGGAAGGAAGTCGGCTCGCCCTCCTAG
- a CDS encoding ATP-binding protein produces the protein MDPRDLDVRGAALHEIRARLDELVAAHRRTVQQERVSAFREMAGELAHDFNDTLSGLLARAQILLANVQDPLVHRSLRMIEQVVLEGASTVRRLQDFSRRRPARPFEPVDLNQLVSEIVTSARSRWSERLAARNISGEVHAETAPLPLVAGDAAELRHVLTTIADNALDAMPDGGTLTFRTSTEGERVACHVADTGAGMSEEVRQRIFDPFFTTKGEKGPDFGLSGAYAIVDRHGGELSVESETGKGSTFTIWLPLAPASMERAPEPNVTAPVAAARPSTSGAQILLIADAEEVREVLRDLLTRHGHSVVARADGNSGLAELGTWTFDLAMVDLSLPGVSGLEVAEQLKRRCPDTTVALMTGYFHRMRPADAQARGVDVVLRKPFALDQVQAIVDSAVSRKRSPAPDGDGT, from the coding sequence ATGGATCCGCGTGACCTGGACGTCCGAGGGGCGGCCCTCCACGAGATCCGCGCCCGGCTCGACGAGCTGGTGGCCGCTCATCGGCGGACCGTGCAGCAGGAGCGCGTGAGCGCGTTCCGCGAGATGGCCGGCGAGCTGGCGCACGATTTCAACGACACGCTCTCCGGCCTCCTTGCCCGGGCCCAGATCCTCCTCGCCAATGTCCAGGACCCCCTGGTGCACCGCTCGCTCCGGATGATCGAGCAAGTCGTGCTCGAAGGCGCCTCGACCGTCCGCCGGCTCCAGGACTTCAGCCGCCGGCGCCCGGCCCGCCCCTTCGAGCCCGTGGACCTCAACCAGCTGGTGTCCGAGATCGTGACCTCGGCCCGCTCCCGCTGGAGCGAGCGGCTCGCCGCGCGCAACATCTCCGGCGAGGTCCACGCGGAGACGGCTCCGCTCCCCCTCGTCGCGGGTGACGCGGCGGAGCTCCGCCATGTCCTGACCACGATCGCCGACAATGCCCTCGACGCCATGCCCGACGGCGGAACCCTCACCTTCCGCACGAGCACGGAGGGTGAGCGCGTGGCCTGCCACGTCGCGGACACGGGCGCGGGCATGTCGGAGGAGGTCCGCCAGCGCATCTTCGATCCCTTCTTCACGACCAAGGGCGAGAAGGGACCGGATTTCGGCCTGAGCGGGGCCTACGCCATCGTGGACCGACACGGGGGCGAGCTCAGCGTCGAGAGCGAGACGGGCAAGGGCAGCACGTTCACCATCTGGCTGCCCCTGGCCCCCGCGTCGATGGAGCGCGCCCCGGAGCCGAACGTCACCGCGCCGGTCGCCGCCGCACGACCCTCCACGTCCGGAGCGCAGATCCTGCTCATCGCCGACGCCGAGGAGGTGCGCGAGGTGCTCCGCGATCTCCTGACCCGGCACGGTCACTCCGTGGTGGCGCGCGCGGATGGCAACTCCGGGCTCGCCGAGCTCGGGACCTGGACGTTTGACCTCGCCATGGTCGACCTGTCCCTGCCGGGCGTCTCCGGTCTCGAGGTGGCGGAGCAGCTCAAGCGCCGGTGCCCAGACACCACGGTGGCCCTGATGACCGGGTACTTCCACCGCATGCGCCCGGCCGACGCGCAGGCGAGGGGCGTGGATGTCGTCTTGCGCAAGCCCTTCGCGCTCGATCAGGTCCAGGCGATCGTGGATTCTGCCGTGTCTCGGAAGCGGTCTCCCGCTCCTGACGGGGACGGGACATGA
- a CDS encoding VOC family protein, producing MAKIKHIALSTQDVDKTAKFYIDVFGMKEIGKIDSPNARGYYLSDGDLNLAILNFKNDAVAGVERGKGFSGIHHIGFQVESLEAIAERLAAAGSEPRHDVNEALGVGYGKDKHGNVEVKYNGPDGVMVDVSETGWVGTSGFSV from the coding sequence ATGGCCAAGATCAAGCACATCGCGCTGTCGACCCAGGACGTGGACAAGACCGCCAAGTTCTACATCGACGTGTTCGGGATGAAGGAGATCGGCAAGATCGACAGCCCCAACGCCCGCGGCTACTATCTCAGCGACGGCGACCTCAATCTGGCCATCCTGAATTTCAAGAATGACGCGGTGGCCGGAGTGGAGCGCGGCAAGGGCTTCAGCGGCATCCATCACATCGGCTTCCAGGTCGAAAGCCTCGAGGCCATCGCCGAGCGGCTGGCCGCGGCGGGCTCGGAGCCGCGCCATGACGTCAACGAGGCCCTCGGTGTCGGGTATGGGAAGGACAAGCACGGCAACGTCGAGGTGAAGTACAACGGCCCCGACGGCGTCATGGTCGACGTCTCGGAGACGGGCTGGGTGGGTACCTCCGGATTCAGCGTCTAG
- a CDS encoding ABC transporter substrate-binding protein → MMQRTRSGVRSLTLLTLAILLGASPAHPAADAEGELIVALPDDTTNMDPRIGMGSIRSTYIRQVYESLVDVDVRGKPGPGLALSWKAVSPLAWEFTLRPGVTFHNGEPFNADTVLFNLDRMFRRNLDRWGVKDVAAATSFEKAFPFVTRWEKVNDLTVRIHTSDPSPNLWDFIGREPLVPKDYTIKNGVDALNDRAVGTGPWKLVEWKRKDSMRLERNSAYWGVPPQFARLRLQVIPEAGARVAALRAGQVGLVDAVLPLDATVLARDPTVKIVSSPQKLHCRLYLNGRTKDAFDSGGRDGLFTDARVRMAFNLAVNRDAIIKKVFHGYALANASPVSSVSQGYAAQEPYAYDIARAKAMLSESGWRDRGGRGVLEKDGTPLALQLLFPSKHYGQAFDEVTLAVAEMLKGLGVQVTIKPIDFATLLQTLTKGTLPHDGGFTGCRTSNNLDADDYLRDWTALSLINWAPYPPELLDLYKATRRELDPRKRLTLLADLQRSVRDWAPVVALYQEIKIYAHSPRVVNFTPLTELNMDFRGVTLTK, encoded by the coding sequence ATGATGCAGAGGACGCGAAGCGGAGTCCGATCCCTGACCCTCCTCACTCTGGCCATCCTGCTGGGGGCCAGCCCCGCGCACCCCGCCGCCGATGCGGAGGGCGAGCTCATCGTCGCGCTCCCCGACGACACCACGAACATGGACCCGCGCATCGGCATGGGCTCCATTCGCTCCACGTACATCCGACAGGTCTACGAGAGCCTCGTGGATGTCGACGTCCGCGGCAAGCCGGGGCCAGGCCTGGCCCTGTCCTGGAAGGCCGTGAGCCCGTTGGCCTGGGAGTTCACCCTGCGCCCGGGCGTCACCTTCCACAATGGCGAGCCTTTCAACGCCGACACCGTGCTCTTCAACCTCGACCGCATGTTTCGGCGCAATCTGGATCGCTGGGGCGTCAAGGACGTGGCCGCCGCCACCTCCTTCGAGAAGGCCTTCCCGTTCGTGACGCGATGGGAAAAGGTCAACGACCTCACGGTACGGATTCACACGAGCGATCCCTCCCCCAACCTCTGGGATTTCATCGGCCGGGAGCCGCTCGTCCCCAAGGACTACACGATCAAGAACGGGGTCGACGCGCTCAACGACCGCGCGGTGGGGACGGGACCCTGGAAGCTGGTGGAGTGGAAGCGCAAGGACTCCATGCGGCTCGAGCGAAACTCCGCCTACTGGGGCGTCCCGCCGCAGTTCGCCCGCCTGCGACTCCAGGTCATCCCGGAAGCGGGGGCGAGGGTCGCCGCCCTGCGGGCGGGCCAGGTCGGTCTCGTGGACGCGGTGCTCCCGCTCGACGCCACCGTGCTGGCGCGTGATCCCACCGTGAAGATCGTCAGCAGCCCGCAGAAGCTCCACTGCCGCCTGTACCTCAACGGGCGGACCAAGGATGCCTTCGACTCCGGCGGCCGGGATGGGCTCTTCACGGACGCGCGCGTCCGCATGGCTTTCAATCTCGCCGTCAATCGCGATGCCATCATCAAGAAGGTCTTCCATGGCTATGCCCTGGCCAATGCCTCACCCGTCTCCAGCGTCTCCCAAGGATACGCGGCGCAAGAGCCATACGCCTACGACATCGCGCGGGCCAAGGCCATGCTGTCGGAGTCGGGCTGGCGGGATCGCGGCGGACGGGGCGTCCTCGAGAAGGACGGCACGCCCCTGGCCCTCCAGCTCCTTTTCCCGAGCAAGCACTACGGGCAGGCCTTCGACGAGGTGACGCTGGCCGTGGCCGAGATGCTGAAGGGCCTCGGGGTCCAGGTCACCATCAAGCCCATCGACTTCGCCACGCTGCTGCAGACGCTGACTAAGGGTACCCTGCCCCATGACGGTGGGTTCACGGGCTGCCGGACCAGCAACAACCTGGACGCTGACGACTACCTGCGGGACTGGACGGCGCTCTCACTGATCAACTGGGCGCCGTATCCGCCGGAGCTCCTCGATCTCTACAAGGCCACCCGGCGGGAGCTCGACCCACGCAAGCGCCTCACCCTCCTTGCCGATCTCCAGCGCAGCGTCCGCGATTGGGCCCCCGTCGTGGCGCTCTACCAGGAAATCAAGATCTATGCCCACAGCCCTCGGGTCGTCAACTTCACGCCCCTGACCGAGCTCAACATGGACTTCCGCGGAGTGACCCTGACGAAGTAG
- a CDS encoding ABC transporter permease has protein sequence MPRFLLRRLLHTLFVVWGVVTAVFFLVRLTGDPTALLVDPSATQAEIAHTRHLLGLDRPWHVQYLDFLVAMLRGDFGQSIQQRRPAMPLVLEHLWPATVELAVAATMLSTLLAIPLGIVAATHQNRAPDHLSRLASLFLQSMPSFWLGLVLILLFAVQLNGLLPAYGAGTWRHLILPAVTLAAAPLAQNVRLLRAGLLDVLPQDYIRTARAKGLPERLILYRHAIWNTAIPFLTVTGLSVGFMLSGAIVIETVFSWPGLGRLIVQAIPGRDFPVIQAGVFVFALIFVLVNLAVDLLYAVVDPRVRLS, from the coding sequence ATGCCGCGCTTTCTCCTGCGTCGGCTGCTCCACACCCTCTTCGTCGTCTGGGGTGTGGTGACCGCGGTGTTCTTTCTCGTCCGCCTCACCGGCGATCCCACCGCGCTCCTCGTCGATCCTTCGGCCACCCAGGCGGAGATCGCTCATACCCGTCACCTTCTGGGGCTCGACCGCCCGTGGCATGTCCAGTACCTGGACTTCCTCGTCGCCATGCTGCGGGGGGATTTCGGGCAGTCGATCCAGCAGCGGCGCCCGGCCATGCCGCTCGTGCTCGAGCATCTCTGGCCGGCCACCGTCGAGCTGGCCGTGGCGGCCACCATGCTCTCCACGCTGCTCGCCATCCCGCTCGGCATCGTGGCCGCCACCCATCAGAATCGAGCGCCCGACCATCTCAGTCGCCTCGCTTCGCTGTTTCTCCAGTCCATGCCGAGCTTCTGGCTCGGGCTCGTGCTCATCCTTCTCTTCGCCGTCCAGCTGAACGGGCTCTTGCCCGCGTACGGCGCGGGAACGTGGCGACACCTGATCCTGCCCGCGGTGACGCTGGCCGCGGCCCCCCTCGCCCAGAATGTGCGTCTTCTCCGCGCCGGGCTGCTGGATGTCCTGCCCCAGGACTACATCCGCACCGCGCGCGCCAAGGGACTGCCGGAGCGCCTCATCCTCTATCGACACGCGATCTGGAACACGGCCATCCCGTTCCTGACCGTCACGGGTCTGTCCGTGGGCTTCATGCTCAGCGGCGCCATCGTGATCGAGACCGTCTTCTCGTGGCCGGGGCTCGGGCGCCTCATCGTCCAGGCTATACCGGGCCGCGACTTTCCCGTCATCCAGGCCGGCGTCTTCGTCTTCGCCCTGATCTTCGTGCTCGTCAACCTTGCCGTGGACCTCCTCTACGCGGTGGTCGATCCGCGGGTCCGGCTTTCCTGA
- a CDS encoding DUF1614 domain-containing protein, which produces MIFLPAAVPLLVLLLVVLLVVLVVLVELRVLSYAYQKIGIRPRYVFLIMLLTLVGSGVNIPLYQIPAGRTVAPQTTRLYGIPYPAREARHAGVTVVAINVGGALIPALLSIYLFLRLRLRGRMIIGTAVVAVVVHQLAHVVPGVGIAVPILVPPVLAAGVALILAYHRAPPVAYVSGTMGTLIGADLLNLGKVAHMGAPMVSIGGAGTFDGVFLTGILAGLLA; this is translated from the coding sequence ATGATTTTCCTGCCCGCGGCCGTTCCCCTGCTCGTCCTGCTTCTGGTGGTGCTCCTGGTCGTCCTGGTGGTGCTGGTGGAGCTGCGGGTGCTGTCCTATGCGTACCAGAAGATCGGGATCCGTCCGCGCTACGTGTTCCTGATCATGCTGCTGACCCTGGTGGGGAGTGGGGTGAACATTCCCCTCTACCAGATACCGGCCGGCCGGACGGTGGCCCCGCAAACGACGCGCCTCTACGGGATTCCGTACCCGGCACGCGAGGCGAGGCACGCGGGCGTGACCGTGGTGGCCATCAATGTGGGGGGCGCGCTGATCCCGGCCCTCCTTTCCATTTACCTTTTTCTCCGGCTGCGCCTGCGGGGACGCATGATCATCGGAACCGCGGTGGTCGCGGTGGTTGTCCACCAGCTGGCCCATGTGGTCCCCGGCGTCGGCATCGCGGTGCCCATACTGGTCCCGCCGGTGCTGGCGGCGGGGGTTGCCCTCATCCTGGCCTACCATCGCGCGCCGCCCGTGGCCTACGTGTCGGGCACCATGGGCACTCTCATCGGCGCCGACTTGCTCAATCTCGGGAAGGTGGCGCACATGGGCGCCCCCATGGTGTCCATTGGCGGAGCCGGGACCTTCGATGGCGTGTTTCTGACGGGAATTCTGGCCGGGCTGCTCGCCTGA
- a CDS encoding J domain-containing protein encodes MSAAELLTIVFGLLLGYGIISRWLGRRGSRSRDVVTGEDATGFDGPHHEWVRAHCHEILGVSPDAPFEAIYSAYRSKVQQYHPDRTEGLGPELRSLAARKIEDLNAAYTWAMRSHSGA; translated from the coding sequence ATGAGCGCGGCCGAGCTGCTCACGATCGTCTTCGGCCTCCTGCTCGGGTACGGAATCATCTCGCGGTGGCTGGGCCGGCGGGGATCCCGGAGTCGCGATGTCGTGACTGGAGAAGACGCGACCGGCTTCGACGGTCCCCACCACGAATGGGTCCGGGCGCACTGCCACGAGATCCTCGGAGTCAGCCCGGACGCACCCTTCGAGGCCATCTACTCCGCGTACCGGTCCAAGGTGCAGCAATACCACCCGGACCGGACCGAGGGGCTGGGGCCCGAGCTCAGGTCACTGGCGGCACGGAAGATCGAAGACCTGAACGCGGCCTACACGTGGGCCATGCGCTCGCATTCCGGCGCGTAG
- a CDS encoding ABC transporter permease → MPRAGAARRLGRDGAAILGLLALAAALIAAVMAPVLSPADPVTNDLLGRLSPPMWLEGGDRAHPLGTDTLGRDVLSRLLYGARVSLWIGLTAVMIGAILGVPIGLWTGYRGGWSDDLFMRLGDIQLAFPVLLLGIALLAVLGASLANLILVLGVSGWITYARIVRGETLSLKERGFVEAARALGAADRYLIFRHILPNVWAPIVVVATFSIARVIIAEASLSFLGLGLPPPAPSWGAMLDEGRNYLTTGWWLALFPGLAILVVVLGINLVGDWLRDLLDPRLERGI, encoded by the coding sequence ATGCCGCGCGCGGGCGCCGCGCGGCGGCTGGGTCGTGACGGCGCGGCCATCCTCGGCCTGCTCGCGCTGGCCGCGGCCTTGATCGCTGCCGTCATGGCGCCCGTCCTGTCGCCGGCGGATCCCGTGACGAACGATCTGCTCGGACGCTTGTCGCCTCCCATGTGGCTCGAGGGTGGGGACCGCGCGCATCCGCTCGGGACCGATACCCTGGGCCGCGACGTCCTGAGCCGGCTCCTCTATGGCGCGCGCGTCTCGCTCTGGATCGGGCTCACCGCGGTGATGATCGGGGCGATCCTGGGCGTGCCGATCGGGCTCTGGACCGGCTACCGCGGTGGGTGGTCCGACGACCTCTTCATGCGGCTCGGCGACATCCAGCTGGCCTTTCCCGTGCTCTTGCTCGGCATCGCCCTCCTCGCCGTGCTCGGGGCCAGCCTGGCCAACCTGATCCTCGTGCTCGGCGTCAGCGGGTGGATCACCTATGCGCGCATCGTGCGCGGCGAGACGCTCTCGCTCAAGGAGCGCGGCTTCGTGGAGGCCGCCCGTGCCCTGGGGGCGGCGGACCGATACCTGATCTTCCGTCACATCCTTCCGAATGTCTGGGCGCCCATCGTGGTCGTGGCGACCTTCTCCATCGCGCGCGTGATCATCGCCGAGGCATCGTTGAGCTTTCTCGGCCTCGGCCTGCCGCCACCGGCGCCGAGCTGGGGGGCCATGCTGGACGAGGGGCGCAACTACCTCACCACGGGCTGGTGGCTCGCCCTCTTCCCGGGACTGGCCATCCTCGTGGTCGTCCTTGGCATCAACCTCGTGGGGGACTGGCTCCGCGATCTGCTCGATCCGCGTCTCGAGCGCGGGATCTAG
- a CDS encoding FAD-binding oxidoreductase, with the protein MSQTADVVVVGGGVNGASIAYALAARGVKVVLVEKGALASGASGRSSALVRMHYTNEWDARLAWASFPVFKHWTELMGGPPVFTHTGFVNVVAPRYADNLRLNVEMLQGLGVNTTALTGQELKELQPFAHVDDVGAAAYEPESGYANPAETVEGFRRRATELGARILPWTAVTRVVCEESRVTGVETSAGRIDAGSVIVAAGAWSTRLCQEFGLALPARPKAIDTVAVTRPPELRDPHMIFIDNVQGNYFRPEAGGLTLVGVPCQEWDIEPDTLGTGLPPQASDLGARLLMHRIPSMERATLARGYRAFDGYSADRHAILGRVNGLDGLLLATAFSGSGFKIAPAVGMCMAELVTEGCAKTVDIEPFSLRRFAEGRTVEGPYPYAVRPDYIDPQTTAGV; encoded by the coding sequence GTGAGCCAGACGGCTGACGTGGTGGTGGTGGGCGGGGGCGTGAACGGCGCCAGCATCGCCTATGCGCTGGCCGCGCGGGGCGTGAAAGTCGTGCTGGTCGAGAAGGGCGCTCTGGCCAGCGGCGCCTCGGGACGATCGAGCGCGCTTGTTCGCATGCACTACACGAACGAATGGGACGCCCGGCTGGCCTGGGCCAGCTTCCCCGTGTTCAAGCACTGGACCGAGCTCATGGGTGGCCCCCCGGTCTTCACCCATACCGGCTTCGTGAATGTCGTGGCGCCGCGGTACGCGGACAACCTGCGGCTCAACGTCGAGATGCTCCAGGGCCTGGGAGTCAATACGACCGCCCTCACGGGCCAAGAGCTGAAGGAGCTCCAGCCCTTCGCCCATGTCGACGATGTCGGCGCGGCCGCCTATGAGCCGGAGAGCGGCTATGCGAATCCCGCGGAGACCGTCGAGGGTTTCCGCCGGCGGGCCACAGAGCTCGGCGCGCGCATTCTCCCGTGGACGGCGGTGACGCGCGTGGTCTGCGAGGAGAGCCGGGTGACCGGGGTCGAGACCTCGGCCGGACGCATCGACGCGGGCAGCGTGATCGTTGCGGCCGGCGCGTGGTCGACGCGGCTGTGTCAGGAGTTCGGCCTGGCCCTTCCCGCGCGGCCCAAGGCCATTGACACGGTCGCCGTGACGCGACCCCCCGAGCTTCGCGACCCGCACATGATCTTCATCGACAATGTCCAGGGAAACTACTTTCGCCCGGAGGCGGGCGGGCTGACCCTCGTGGGTGTCCCGTGTCAGGAGTGGGACATCGAGCCGGACACCCTGGGAACCGGCCTGCCTCCGCAGGCGTCCGATCTCGGCGCCCGGCTTCTCATGCATCGCATTCCGTCGATGGAGCGCGCGACCTTGGCCCGCGGATACCGGGCCTTCGATGGGTACAGCGCGGATCGCCACGCGATCCTGGGACGAGTGAACGGACTTGACGGTCTGCTGCTCGCCACCGCCTTCAGCGGCTCCGGGTTCAAGATCGCGCCCGCCGTCGGCATGTGCATGGCAGAGCTCGTCACCGAGGGGTGCGCCAAGACCGTCGACATCGAGCCGTTCAGCCTCCGCCGCTTCGCCGAAGGCCGGACGGTCGAGGGGCCCTATCCCTATGCCGTGCGGCCCGACTACATCGATCCCCAGACGACAGCCGGCGTCTAG
- a CDS encoding DUF2167 domain-containing protein, translating into MTRHRLVRRVFAATAVLAVLIMATPVLSQQPPSQEQLARDILALAWQRGPTEGRVGSLATIKVPEGQAFLDGPNTRRFLELNRNPPRDNHFTLSAQDFSWFAVFYFEDTGYVKDDEKLDPDALLKSLKESDGPGNKERERLGMPPIYTEGWTVAPHYDLNTKRLEWGVRLRTGSGRTVVNYTTRILSRRGVMHVTLVSDPESLNQNTAVFKTSLIAYDFVPGERYAEFRSGDRVAQFGLGALVLGGAAAVAMKTGAGKALGKFLIFGAVAAGGTILAFLRKLFRRG; encoded by the coding sequence ATGACTCGCCATCGTCTCGTTCGCCGTGTCTTCGCCGCCACCGCCGTGCTCGCCGTGCTCATCATGGCCACGCCGGTCCTGTCTCAGCAGCCCCCGAGCCAGGAGCAGCTGGCCCGCGACATCCTCGCCCTCGCCTGGCAACGCGGACCGACGGAGGGACGCGTGGGCAGCCTGGCCACCATCAAGGTCCCGGAGGGCCAGGCTTTCCTCGATGGCCCCAACACGCGCCGGTTTCTCGAGCTGAACCGGAATCCGCCGCGCGACAATCACTTCACGCTGTCGGCGCAGGACTTCTCGTGGTTCGCCGTCTTCTACTTCGAGGACACCGGATACGTCAAGGACGACGAGAAGCTGGATCCGGATGCCCTCCTCAAGTCGCTCAAGGAAAGCGACGGCCCGGGCAACAAGGAGCGCGAGCGCCTGGGCATGCCCCCGATCTATACAGAAGGCTGGACGGTGGCGCCCCACTACGATCTCAACACCAAGCGGTTGGAGTGGGGTGTGCGGCTCCGCACGGGGAGCGGCCGTACCGTCGTCAACTACACCACGCGTATTCTCAGCCGCCGAGGGGTCATGCACGTGACCCTCGTCTCCGACCCCGAGAGCCTCAATCAGAACACCGCCGTGTTTAAGACATCGCTCATCGCCTACGACTTCGTGCCGGGCGAGCGCTACGCGGAGTTCAGGTCGGGCGATCGGGTCGCGCAATTCGGGCTGGGGGCCTTGGTCCTCGGTGGCGCGGCCGCGGTGGCCATGAAGACCGGGGCGGGCAAGGCGCTCGGCAAGTTCCTGATCTTCGGCGCGGTCGCCGCGGGCGGAACGATCCTCGCCTTTCTCCGCAAGCTCTTTCGCCGGGGGTAG